From a single Sphingobium sp. genomic region:
- the accB gene encoding acetyl-CoA carboxylase biotin carboxyl carrier protein, which produces MNGKTGGMQVDTKLVRELAELLNDTGLSEIEVEDGDRKIKVARTINAVAAAPVAVAGPAAAPAPVLPAEAAPAAIPANAVKSPMVGTAYLTPEPGAAPFVSVGDKVSAGATLLIVEAMKVMNPITAPNGGTVKAVFVESGQPVEFDQPLMVIE; this is translated from the coding sequence ATGAACGGCAAAACCGGCGGCATGCAGGTCGATACCAAATTGGTGCGCGAACTGGCCGAATTGCTGAACGATACCGGCCTGTCCGAAATCGAGGTCGAGGATGGCGATCGCAAGATCAAGGTCGCGCGCACCATCAACGCAGTGGCGGCCGCACCGGTTGCCGTGGCCGGGCCCGCAGCAGCGCCCGCGCCGGTCCTTCCGGCCGAAGCCGCGCCTGCCGCTATTCCGGCAAATGCGGTCAAATCGCCGATGGTCGGTACCGCCTATCTGACACCGGAGCCCGGTGCAGCGCCCTTTGTCAGCGTAGGTGACAAAGTCTCCGCTGGTGCAACACTGCTCATTGTCGAAGCAATGAAGGTAATGAACCCGATCACCGCGCCCAATGGAGGCACGGTGAAAGCCGTCTTTGTCGAGAGCGGCCAGCCGGTCGAATTCGACCAACCGCTGATGGTTATTGAGTAA
- the aroQ gene encoding type II 3-dehydroquinate dehydratase has protein sequence MSDTALVYILNGPNLNLLGTREPEIYGTDTLDDIAGRLDDQAQALGLEIDFRQSNHEGHLIDWLHEAQAVGAKAVLLNAGAYTHTSIALHDAIKSIKVPVIEVHLSDPKKREEFRHLSYVGMVAHSCIAGHGAKSYELALDVAARL, from the coding sequence GTGTCGGACACAGCGCTGGTCTATATTCTTAATGGCCCCAATCTCAACCTTCTCGGAACGCGAGAGCCGGAAATCTACGGCACAGACACGCTGGACGATATTGCAGGCCGTCTTGACGACCAGGCACAGGCGCTGGGGCTGGAAATCGATTTTCGCCAATCGAACCATGAAGGCCATCTGATCGACTGGCTACATGAAGCGCAGGCGGTGGGCGCAAAAGCTGTGCTTTTGAACGCAGGCGCCTATACCCACACCTCGATTGCGCTGCATGATGCCATTAAATCGATCAAGGTGCCGGTGATCGAGGTGCATCTTTCCGACCCGAAAAAGCGCGAGGAATTCCGTCATTTGAGCTATGTTGGCATGGTGGCACACAGTTGCATCGCGGGGCATGGTGCAAAAAGCTATGAACTCGCGCTGGACGTAGCGGCGCGTCTCTGA
- a CDS encoding UrcA family protein: MAQSYKWKQVAMAAATFIFASSASAGERQRSVDHSDLDLSTQMGQATLKKRVNSAVIGVCAFPSAKTAAERNDQKRCEARARTSAMRQAAEKIARNGTSIKVAFD, from the coding sequence ATGGCACAGTCCTATAAGTGGAAACAGGTGGCCATGGCCGCTGCAACTTTCATCTTCGCATCCTCCGCAAGCGCAGGCGAACGCCAGCGGTCGGTCGACCATAGTGATTTGGACCTTTCGACGCAGATGGGGCAGGCGACGCTCAAAAAGCGCGTGAACAGCGCGGTTATCGGTGTTTGCGCATTCCCTTCGGCAAAGACGGCCGCTGAACGCAATGACCAAAAGCGTTGCGAAGCCCGCGCCCGCACCTCTGCAATGCGCCAGGCTGCAGAAAAAATTGCCCGCAACGGCACGAGCATCAAGGTCGCATTTGATTAG
- a CDS encoding LytTR family DNA-binding domain-containing protein → MNRLRTIIVDDEPLAVERLQIMCAAESMIDLVGTAGDGAAALRLAQSLSPDLILLDIGMPKMDGISVARAVALMEKKPAIIFITAFDNFAVEAFDLDVIDYMLKPVAADRLSRAIARAVAANSETAAPTPSTESESASGYASEFWVSHRSELIRIAAPDIERVEAERDYMRLHTGGRSYLLHQTISTLEQRLDPGRFQRIHRSHIVRHDLIAGLRHEGGGVWHAVLKNGEAMRIGRKYLAEVKKLAGK, encoded by the coding sequence ATGAACCGGTTGCGTACGATCATTGTCGATGATGAACCCTTGGCCGTTGAACGCCTGCAGATAATGTGCGCCGCCGAAAGCATGATCGACCTTGTCGGCACTGCCGGCGATGGCGCCGCGGCGCTGCGCCTTGCCCAATCGCTTTCGCCCGATCTCATCCTGCTCGACATTGGGATGCCGAAAATGGACGGGATCAGCGTGGCCCGAGCCGTCGCGTTAATGGAAAAGAAGCCCGCGATCATCTTTATCACCGCATTTGACAATTTTGCGGTCGAGGCATTCGACCTCGATGTGATCGACTATATGCTGAAACCGGTTGCCGCTGACCGGCTGTCGCGCGCCATCGCACGTGCGGTGGCGGCAAACAGCGAAACGGCTGCACCCACGCCCTCAACCGAGAGCGAAAGCGCATCCGGTTATGCTTCCGAATTCTGGGTATCGCACCGTTCCGAATTGATCCGCATTGCAGCGCCCGATATCGAACGGGTCGAGGCGGAACGGGACTATATGCGGCTGCATACGGGCGGGCGCAGCTATCTACTCCATCAGACGATTTCGACGCTTGAACAGCGGCTGGATCCGGGACGTTTCCAGCGCATCCATCGCAGCCATATCGTCCGGCATGATCTGATCGCCGGACTGCGCCACGAAGGCGGCGGCGTGTGGCATGCTGTTTTGAAAAACGGGGAGGCAATGCGCATCGGCCGCAAATATCTGGCCGAAGTGAAAAAGCTGGCCGGAAAATAA